A genomic segment from Alteribacillus bidgolensis encodes:
- the rlmD gene encoding 23S rRNA (uracil(1939)-C(5))-methyltransferase RlmD: MKKKQAVQAPVQKNDLITAEFEDLTHDGAGVAKIDGYPLFVPYGIPGEKAEIKVIKTKKNYGFGRLMERIEESDDRTDPPCPIYYQCGGCQIQHMTYDAQLRYKQKQVQDAVTRIGGLENVTVHPTIGMKDPWRYRNKAQVPIGTREDGHLKAGFYQKRSHRIIDMEACIIQQKENDDPVQAIKEMADKYNIKAYDEEKHRGTLRHVVTRYAKNTDQLMIVLVTNGPDLPHKKNLIEDIRHGIPNVASIVQNINNKRTNVIFGDKTIVLWGEEYIYDTIGDVKFAISARSFYQVNPAQTKVLYDKALEYAELRGNETVIDAYCGIGTISLFLAQKAKHVYGVEIVPEAVSDAKRNARLNKIDNVDFAVGEAEEVIPWWHKAHGIQPNVIVVDPPRKGCDETLLDTMLSMKPERIVYVSCNPATLARDLKLLEKGGYETKEVQPVDMFPQTTHVECVTWLERKL; the protein is encoded by the coding sequence ATGAAAAAGAAACAAGCGGTCCAAGCACCGGTTCAAAAAAATGATTTGATAACGGCAGAATTTGAAGACCTCACTCATGACGGGGCGGGAGTCGCCAAGATCGACGGCTATCCGCTGTTTGTTCCATATGGCATCCCAGGCGAAAAAGCAGAAATTAAAGTGATAAAAACGAAAAAGAATTACGGATTTGGAAGATTGATGGAACGAATCGAGGAAAGCGACGACCGGACTGATCCGCCTTGTCCGATTTATTATCAGTGCGGCGGCTGCCAGATCCAGCATATGACGTATGATGCCCAGCTTCGTTACAAGCAAAAGCAAGTCCAGGACGCTGTGACACGAATTGGCGGACTGGAAAATGTAACGGTTCATCCGACTATAGGAATGAAAGACCCATGGCGCTATCGCAACAAAGCACAGGTGCCGATCGGAACAAGAGAAGACGGCCATTTAAAGGCCGGTTTCTATCAAAAACGCTCGCACCGCATTATTGACATGGAAGCCTGTATCATCCAGCAGAAAGAAAACGACGACCCGGTGCAAGCCATAAAGGAAATGGCCGATAAATATAACATTAAAGCGTACGACGAAGAAAAACACCGCGGCACGCTCCGCCACGTCGTCACCCGTTATGCGAAAAATACCGATCAGCTCATGATTGTACTGGTGACAAACGGTCCGGACCTTCCGCATAAAAAAAATTTAATAGAAGATATTCGTCACGGCATTCCAAACGTCGCTTCGATTGTGCAAAACATCAATAACAAACGAACCAATGTGATATTTGGCGACAAAACCATCGTATTATGGGGCGAAGAATATATTTATGACACCATCGGCGATGTCAAATTCGCGATATCGGCACGTTCGTTTTACCAAGTAAACCCTGCGCAGACGAAAGTCCTCTATGACAAAGCACTTGAATATGCAGAACTTCGTGGAAATGAAACCGTCATTGATGCATATTGCGGTATCGGCACGATTTCTCTGTTTCTAGCTCAAAAAGCAAAACATGTTTACGGCGTAGAAATTGTGCCAGAAGCAGTATCCGATGCCAAACGGAATGCTCGTTTGAATAAAATAGATAATGTCGATTTTGCTGTCGGAGAAGCAGAAGAAGTGATTCCCTGGTGGCATAAAGCACACGGCATCCAGCCCAATGTCATCGTCGTTGACCCGCCCCGCAAAGGCTGCGACGAAACACTATTAGACACTATGCTCTCCATGAAACCCGAACGTATTGTTTACGTGTCCTGCAACCCCGCAACTTTGGCCAGGGATTTGAAGCTATTAGAAAAAGGCGGTTATGAAACGAAGGAAGTACAGCCCGTTGACATGTTTCCGCAGACTACACATGTGGAGTGTGTGACGTGGTTAGAGAGAAAGTTATAG
- a CDS encoding GntP family permease, which produces MEGNMLILVFILSLAALFYMILKLKVDPFISLIVIAFLTSLVLGFTPEDIPALITEGFGSTLVGVGILIGLGVVFGQLLGASGAIEKIAEAVLKVFGIKRSPAGLSITGIAVSIPVFFDAAFVILSGLVKSLTKKTGISIVSFVTALGVGLIVSHSMIAPTPGPLIVAENTGSELGLFIVYGLICAIPATLVGGYIYGMAIGKRIKPSMEDIEAQLPEKKDAPRKEISTGLSFLLLVLPIFLILLNTVAGLWVNGGPAASVLGFIGDKNVALLISVIVAIIVLRPYISTPYSQLYSEAISSGGMIILITGAGGAFGAVINESGIGDYLVETMQSWSIPVVLLVFIFSQILRASLGSATVALVTTSTIMGPMAADLGISPILMGLAICARATGLSLPNDSGFWVVNKFGRLTIPQTIQAWSIGGFVAGVTALFMVFLLSLFSGVLPGL; this is translated from the coding sequence ATGGAAGGAAATATGTTAATTCTCGTCTTTATTCTTTCACTCGCTGCACTCTTTTATATGATACTAAAGCTGAAAGTAGATCCTTTTATTTCTTTAATCGTAATTGCTTTTCTCACCTCACTTGTTCTAGGATTTACGCCGGAAGACATTCCGGCACTCATCACCGAAGGTTTTGGAAGCACGCTTGTTGGTGTCGGGATCTTAATCGGTCTCGGCGTAGTTTTTGGACAATTGCTTGGAGCCTCAGGAGCAATAGAAAAAATAGCAGAAGCAGTTCTTAAAGTCTTTGGAATCAAACGCTCCCCTGCTGGTCTTTCCATTACGGGGATAGCTGTATCAATCCCTGTTTTCTTTGACGCTGCCTTTGTCATCCTTAGTGGTTTGGTTAAAAGTTTAACGAAAAAAACCGGTATATCTATTGTATCGTTTGTAACCGCTTTAGGTGTCGGTCTCATTGTATCTCACAGCATGATCGCACCGACACCAGGTCCATTGATTGTTGCTGAGAACACTGGATCGGAGCTTGGACTATTTATCGTATACGGGCTTATCTGTGCTATTCCGGCTACTCTTGTCGGCGGATATATTTATGGTATGGCAATCGGTAAAAGAATTAAACCATCAATGGAAGACATAGAAGCACAGCTGCCGGAAAAAAAAGATGCTCCTCGTAAAGAAATTTCAACTGGATTATCGTTTTTATTATTGGTATTGCCGATTTTTCTCATCTTGTTAAACACTGTTGCGGGACTTTGGGTTAACGGAGGTCCAGCTGCAAGTGTCCTCGGGTTTATTGGGGATAAAAACGTTGCTCTTCTCATCAGTGTCATTGTGGCAATTATTGTTCTGCGTCCTTATATTAGTACACCTTATTCTCAGCTTTATTCCGAAGCGATCAGCTCCGGGGGGATGATTATTCTTATTACTGGTGCTGGTGGTGCATTTGGAGCAGTCATTAATGAGAGCGGCATAGGAGATTATCTTGTTGAAACGATGCAGAGCTGGAGTATTCCGGTCGTTTTGTTAGTGTTTATTTTCTCTCAAATACTCCGGGCTTCTCTAGGATCGGCGACCGTTGCTTTAGTAACGACATCAACTATCATGGGACCAATGGCTGCTGATCTCGGCATTTCTCCTATTTTAATGGGGCTTGCTATTTGTGCTCGTGCTACCGGTCTTTCGCTTCCGAATGACTCTGGATTCTGGGTAGTCAATAAATTTGGAAGACTGACGATTCCACAAACGATACAGGCCTGGTCAATTGGTGGTTTTGTTGCTGGTGTAACCGCTCTCTTTATGGTCTTTCTGCTCAGCTTGTTCAGCGGAGTGCTGCCAGGTTTATAA
- a CDS encoding glycoside hydrolase family 15 protein, producing the protein MNYFIGKNQDNHAPVSNGNVLAWLQQYDKGCRPIDKISQLFFKNFDMSSSLLDYPGSYVLVKDHNEKVWYDPYGIVQAKLGQIGEIISLNSTQYLNGYGIYEVVSHKGNTVVRTKTWAPPNMNSFIRSIEIKTRRNNPSEASIYPVIHLQNIVQRINNTFISRISENQWLATTVSPSSEGITGDISKAVTGGQVTIFEHSLLPVPLVFKIPAQTISGPEYSKPVYQVFAAGTSKEEALQELEKTLALINQSEHQTLKVWQAWHNKTVEIDTLTPELEYFWRVSNTLTKMSLQKDGTPIIIGFKPYQGNVWIRDSLWITSTLALAGHLEDAVRALYATLSYLIERPDGNYYFAYNVVTRLPNEHAFENDTTGLILYGIWQVWSLVKEDTIILDLWPIINHSAEWILKNRDSSGLIFPDAGIWETFGPHLGETFEHMTWTSAISAFGLIRGAEMAEAIYENEKANQFRQGANELLLAISKHNVHNGIVTRSMETKLLDASVTLFFSEFPIFPKEWLKPTLKAIQQRLEDPFIGGIWRHESLTTEEGDLKPWTGPTFWLGEAFLINNDVNQAWKYFNHNYNNSAFCGLLPELLYSKGRPRGIGMPSYSQSGIIRSLLLYENLYDRDQS; encoded by the coding sequence ATGAATTATTTTATTGGTAAAAACCAAGATAATCATGCTCCTGTTTCTAATGGCAATGTATTAGCTTGGCTACAACAATATGATAAAGGCTGTCGTCCAATTGATAAAATAAGTCAGCTTTTTTTTAAAAACTTTGACATGTCAAGTTCACTTTTAGATTACCCAGGTTCATATGTACTAGTTAAAGATCATAATGAGAAAGTTTGGTATGATCCATACGGCATCGTACAAGCGAAGTTGGGACAAATCGGGGAAATTATTTCACTAAATAGTACTCAATATTTAAATGGTTACGGAATATATGAAGTAGTCTCTCATAAAGGGAATACTGTAGTCAGGACAAAAACATGGGCTCCTCCTAACATGAATTCTTTCATACGCTCCATTGAAATCAAGACTCGACGCAACAATCCTTCAGAAGCATCAATCTATCCTGTTATACATCTACAAAACATTGTACAAAGAATTAATAACACCTTTATTTCTCGAATTTCCGAAAATCAATGGCTGGCAACGACTGTTTCTCCGTCTTCTGAAGGAATAACAGGGGATATTTCTAAAGCTGTAACTGGAGGTCAGGTAACCATCTTTGAACATAGTTTGCTTCCGGTTCCTTTAGTCTTTAAAATTCCTGCTCAAACGATCTCAGGTCCAGAATATAGTAAGCCCGTCTATCAAGTATTTGCAGCAGGGACTTCTAAAGAGGAGGCCCTTCAAGAATTAGAGAAAACATTGGCCCTCATTAATCAAAGTGAACATCAAACATTGAAAGTATGGCAAGCCTGGCACAATAAAACAGTTGAGATCGATACGCTCACGCCTGAGCTAGAATATTTTTGGAGAGTTAGTAACACGTTAACAAAAATGAGCCTGCAGAAAGACGGAACTCCTATTATCATCGGATTTAAACCTTACCAAGGCAATGTATGGATTCGTGATAGTTTATGGATTACATCTACTTTAGCACTAGCGGGTCACCTAGAAGATGCGGTAAGGGCTTTATATGCAACGCTTAGTTATTTAATCGAGCGTCCAGATGGAAATTATTATTTTGCATATAATGTTGTTACACGTTTACCGAACGAACATGCATTTGAAAATGACACTACAGGACTCATTTTATATGGAATATGGCAAGTTTGGTCCTTAGTAAAAGAAGATACAATCATACTTGATCTCTGGCCAATTATAAACCATTCGGCCGAATGGATTTTGAAGAACCGCGATTCAAGTGGGCTTATCTTCCCAGATGCAGGGATTTGGGAAACTTTTGGGCCGCATTTAGGGGAAACATTCGAACATATGACATGGACCTCTGCTATTTCCGCATTCGGATTAATTAGGGGTGCTGAAATGGCTGAAGCAATCTATGAAAATGAGAAAGCCAATCAATTTAGACAGGGAGCAAATGAACTATTACTGGCCATCTCCAAACATAACGTCCATAACGGAATTGTAACTCGGTCTATGGAAACAAAGTTATTAGATGCATCTGTTACATTATTCTTTTCCGAATTTCCAATATTTCCAAAAGAATGGTTAAAACCAACGCTAAAAGCCATTCAGCAAAGATTAGAAGACCCATTTATTGGAGGTATTTGGAGACATGAGAGTTTAACAACAGAAGAAGGGGATTTAAAGCCGTGGACCGGGCCCACCTTCTGGTTGGGTGAAGCATTTTTAATTAATAATGATGTAAACCAAGCTTGGAAGTACTTTAACCATAATTACAATAACAGTGCCTTTTGTGGTCTCTTACCTGAATTATTGTACAGCAAAGGTCGACCAAGAGGGATTGGAATGCCAAGTTATTCTCAATCAGGTATAATAAGATCACTATTGTTATATGAAAATTTATATGACAGGGATCAATCCTAA
- the garR gene encoding 2-hydroxy-3-oxopropionate reductase yields MQNNLKTVTKGVFDMQVGFIGLGIMGKPMALNLLKAGFSLKAFDISEEAKNEVKKEGAQVVENASDVTEESDIVITMLPNAAIINQVLNEQLLPYLHKETIVVDMSSVSPVESKHWAEQLAEKNVDFIDAPVSGGEPKAIDGTLSIMAGGSEFAFEKALPVLKAMGQDVVRVGEAGAGSTTKLANQILVNVTMAAMSEAVLLASKAGVDIEKMYEAIRGGLAGSNVLDAKIPMILERNFEAGGRIDINLKDLTNVLATGKEIGAPLPLTSDVAEMFQSLTSHGKQTIDHCGVLQYYESLSNYQVPKGGKQNV; encoded by the coding sequence ATGCAGAACAACTTGAAAACAGTTACAAAAGGAGTTTTTGATATGCAGGTAGGATTTATTGGTCTCGGTATTATGGGAAAACCGATGGCTTTGAATCTATTAAAAGCAGGGTTTTCTCTGAAAGCGTTTGATATTAGTGAAGAGGCAAAAAATGAGGTGAAAAAAGAAGGAGCTCAAGTCGTAGAAAATGCCAGCGATGTAACAGAAGAAAGCGATATTGTTATTACGATGCTGCCCAATGCGGCCATTATCAATCAGGTGCTTAACGAACAGCTTCTGCCGTATTTACACAAAGAAACAATAGTTGTTGATATGAGTTCTGTTTCACCCGTGGAATCCAAACACTGGGCAGAACAATTGGCTGAAAAGAATGTAGACTTTATTGACGCGCCGGTGAGCGGAGGAGAGCCAAAAGCAATAGATGGAACCCTTTCCATCATGGCAGGCGGAAGCGAATTTGCATTTGAAAAAGCACTGCCTGTGCTCAAAGCAATGGGACAAGACGTAGTCCGTGTCGGAGAAGCCGGGGCTGGTTCTACAACAAAACTTGCCAACCAAATTCTTGTAAACGTTACAATGGCAGCGATGTCTGAAGCTGTACTTCTTGCTTCTAAAGCAGGGGTTGATATTGAAAAAATGTATGAGGCCATTCGCGGTGGTCTGGCTGGAAGCAATGTTCTTGATGCCAAGATTCCGATGATTCTTGAGCGGAATTTTGAAGCTGGTGGACGCATTGATATTAATTTAAAAGATTTAACAAATGTACTTGCAACCGGAAAAGAAATTGGTGCGCCGCTCCCGCTTACATCAGATGTCGCGGAAATGTTCCAGTCGCTCACATCACACGGTAAACAGACGATTGATCATTGTGGTGTTCTCCAATACTATGAATCTTTATCGAATTATCAAGTACCAAAAGGTGGGAAGCAGAATGTCTAA
- a CDS encoding four-carbon acid sugar kinase family protein, with protein MSNVKEIVDSLQEYSTEIINECFESRFKNFHHKIIALDDDPTGVQTVHDIPVFTDWTEETIEQAFDDPRQLVFILTNSRSFSEEETKKVHTDIAERIARVSKKKEMPFLLISRGDSTMRGHYPLETEVLKDTLERKRGDVIDGEIIIPFFRQGGRLTIGDVHYIQQAETYTPIGETEFAKDRMFGFQSSNLAAYVEEKTAGQFPKDNVQSVTLEELRNLDLDAIESKLIGLQHFQKLIVNAVTDEDIRVFCIALYGALSKGKNFLYRTAATFTKEVANISSKPYLKAGDLYEKRSANGGLIIVGSHVQKSTDQLNELKQLKDIEFIEFYCPAVKEDDAFQRETERVQKLINEKIAVGTTVCVYTSRERLDLGEDRREGELALSVKISNSVTQFVKKCKHEPKFVIAKGGITSSDVGTNGLEVKKAEVLGQIAPGIPVWQTGNDSQFPGIPYIIFPGNVGGKETLKEVVTILEEQ; from the coding sequence ATGTCTAATGTAAAAGAAATTGTCGATTCTTTACAGGAGTATTCTACAGAAATAATTAATGAATGCTTTGAAAGCCGATTTAAAAATTTTCATCATAAAATTATCGCGCTCGATGATGACCCAACCGGCGTACAAACCGTCCATGACATTCCGGTGTTCACTGATTGGACAGAAGAAACGATCGAGCAGGCATTTGATGATCCAAGGCAGCTCGTTTTTATTTTAACGAATTCGCGTTCTTTTTCAGAAGAAGAAACAAAAAAGGTGCATACGGATATTGCTGAAAGGATCGCACGTGTGTCAAAGAAAAAGGAAATGCCATTTCTTCTTATAAGCCGAGGCGATTCAACAATGCGCGGCCACTATCCGCTTGAAACGGAAGTACTGAAAGATACGCTTGAACGGAAAAGAGGGGACGTGATTGATGGTGAAATCATCATTCCATTTTTCCGTCAGGGAGGCCGACTGACAATCGGTGACGTTCATTATATCCAGCAGGCGGAGACATATACGCCAATTGGAGAAACAGAATTTGCTAAAGATCGTATGTTTGGTTTTCAAAGCAGCAATCTCGCTGCCTACGTGGAAGAAAAAACAGCCGGTCAGTTTCCAAAAGACAATGTACAAAGTGTAACGCTCGAAGAATTGAGAAATCTTGACCTAGATGCTATAGAATCAAAACTTATAGGTTTGCAACATTTTCAAAAGCTGATTGTCAATGCTGTTACCGATGAAGACATCCGGGTTTTCTGCATTGCTTTGTATGGTGCGCTTTCGAAAGGGAAGAACTTCCTTTACCGGACTGCAGCAACATTTACAAAAGAAGTCGCCAATATTTCATCAAAGCCTTACCTAAAGGCCGGTGATCTATATGAAAAGCGAAGTGCAAATGGCGGATTAATTATCGTTGGATCGCATGTCCAGAAATCTACTGATCAGCTGAACGAATTAAAACAGTTGAAGGATATTGAGTTTATCGAATTCTACTGTCCTGCAGTAAAAGAAGATGATGCATTCCAGAGAGAGACTGAACGAGTGCAAAAGTTAATTAACGAAAAAATAGCAGTCGGAACAACAGTCTGTGTCTACACATCGAGAGAACGTCTCGATTTAGGTGAAGATCGAAGGGAAGGAGAGCTTGCGCTATCCGTGAAAATATCAAATTCTGTGACGCAATTTGTCAAGAAGTGTAAGCATGAACCGAAATTTGTTATTGCAAAAGGCGGTATAACATCAAGTGACGTTGGTACGAATGGATTAGAAGTTAAAAAAGCAGAAGTTCTCGGGCAAATTGCACCAGGTATACCAGTTTGGCAAACAGGAAACGACAGCCAGTTCCCTGGCATCCCGTATATCATTTTCCCTGGTAATGTTGGAGGCAAAGAAACGTTAAAAGAAGTAGTCACCATTTTAGAAGAACAGTAA
- a CDS encoding malate:quinone oxidoreductase produces MSNRQTNTDVILIGAGVMSATLGTLLKELAPDWNITVFEKLQDAGEESSNEWNNAGTGHAALCELNYTDEKPDGSVDISKAVKINEQFQLSRQFWSYLVNSMLIRNPQDFIMSLPHLSYVHGEQNVQFLKNRYEALSSNPLFQGMEFSDDPGKLMKWIPLMLKDRTLNEPIAATKIDSGTDVNFGALTRMLFDHLKSNNVDINYRHSVNDIKRTSDGSWELKVKNLDSGTVERHTAKFVFIGAGGGSLHLLQKSGIPEGKHIGGFPVSGLFMACNNPDIVEQHHAKVYGKAKVGAPPMSVPHLDTRYIDNKKSLLFGPFAGFSPKFLKTGSMFDLATSVKPDNLVTMLASGAKNIPLTKYLIQQVMLSKEQRMEELREFIPNAKSEDWDLVVAGQRVQVIKDTEAGGKGTLQFGTEMITDADGSIAALLGASPGASTAVHVMLELIKKCFPQHIEEWQPKIKEMIPSYGVSLAENPELFHEIHVATAKALRLNEDSQNEDNESDVETKILEKV; encoded by the coding sequence ATGAGTAACAGACAAACTAATACAGATGTTATCTTAATTGGTGCCGGAGTGATGAGTGCTACTTTGGGGACACTGCTGAAAGAATTAGCACCAGACTGGAATATTACAGTGTTTGAGAAACTCCAAGACGCAGGAGAGGAAAGCTCTAACGAATGGAATAATGCGGGAACAGGGCACGCTGCACTGTGCGAGCTTAACTATACCGACGAAAAACCGGATGGTTCTGTAGATATTAGCAAAGCTGTAAAAATTAATGAACAGTTTCAGCTTTCAAGACAGTTCTGGTCTTATCTTGTAAACAGCATGCTGATCCGTAATCCGCAGGACTTTATCATGTCATTGCCTCATTTGAGTTACGTACATGGGGAACAAAATGTACAGTTTTTGAAAAATCGTTACGAAGCCCTATCAAGCAACCCTCTGTTCCAAGGGATGGAATTTTCCGATGATCCGGGAAAACTGATGAAATGGATTCCGCTTATGTTGAAAGATCGAACTTTAAATGAACCTATTGCGGCAACAAAAATTGATTCTGGAACGGATGTCAACTTTGGCGCGTTAACGCGTATGTTGTTTGATCACTTAAAGAGTAATAATGTTGATATAAATTACAGACATAGTGTTAATGACATTAAACGTACAAGCGACGGGTCCTGGGAATTGAAAGTGAAAAATCTCGATAGCGGTACGGTCGAACGCCATACTGCAAAATTCGTCTTTATCGGCGCCGGGGGAGGAAGTTTGCATTTACTGCAAAAATCCGGTATTCCTGAGGGAAAACATATTGGAGGATTCCCGGTAAGCGGACTATTTATGGCGTGTAACAACCCGGATATTGTTGAACAGCATCATGCAAAAGTATACGGTAAAGCTAAAGTTGGCGCTCCGCCAATGTCTGTCCCGCACCTTGACACAAGATATATCGACAACAAAAAATCGCTGCTATTTGGACCGTTTGCCGGCTTTTCACCAAAGTTTTTAAAAACTGGTTCAATGTTCGATTTGGCAACTTCCGTAAAGCCGGATAATCTCGTAACAATGCTGGCCTCAGGCGCAAAAAACATTCCATTGACAAAATACCTCATTCAGCAGGTTATGTTATCGAAAGAACAGCGCATGGAAGAGTTACGTGAGTTTATCCCGAACGCCAAAAGCGAGGACTGGGATTTAGTTGTAGCTGGCCAACGTGTGCAAGTGATTAAAGATACTGAAGCTGGCGGTAAAGGAACACTTCAATTTGGTACGGAAATGATTACGGACGCTGATGGCTCGATTGCAGCATTACTAGGCGCTTCTCCAGGTGCTTCTACTGCCGTTCACGTTATGCTAGAGCTTATAAAAAAATGCTTCCCGCAGCATATAGAAGAGTGGCAGCCGAAAATAAAAGAAATGATACCTTCTTATGGTGTGTCACTAGCGGAAAACCCAGAGCTTTTCCACGAAATTCATGTTGCAACAGCAAAGGCGCTTCGTCTAAACGAAGACTCGCAGAACGAAGATAATGAATCGGATGTAGAAACAAAGATATTAGAAAAAGTGTAA
- a CDS encoding DUF4317 domain-containing protein: protein MDKKDIAAIRRQLKVDNDLLRISDIFNVYIMKETTDIYHHQSQPFEMLDRDQQELFMNNFKKVLTGQLDEKIFELKFQRDAENHSQLILHKGLLSSDIEAWKEQMLLMTEKMIKEHPYEKDIVISFIRAEYLKPTKQQNEEAEESERDAVYSNPFILCSINKTEEPKKEIQFDYIEKEFKYKIEADPVIDLKNPMSGFLFPSISDGASDVNHVLYAAGKANEPDYWFIENVLNGEDIMTAKEDKAVFEEVIKDVVGDQLNPSTLANVYGEINRVVEENEEDEPPKLDYKDVERVLNQSGEQVDAEKVKTAFQQATTDETYELKASSIVPKYNSKSIKINTKIANISISPQDLQYVRQVNYQGKRCIMIEVEEDAEVDGFKMLPEAFGE from the coding sequence ATGGATAAAAAAGACATAGCGGCCATACGCAGACAATTGAAAGTAGACAATGATTTACTAAGAATCTCCGACATTTTCAACGTATACATCATGAAAGAAACAACAGACATTTACCATCACCAAAGTCAACCGTTCGAAATGCTTGACAGAGATCAGCAGGAGCTTTTCATGAACAACTTCAAGAAAGTGTTGACAGGTCAGCTGGATGAAAAAATATTTGAACTAAAATTTCAGCGTGATGCAGAAAACCACAGTCAGCTTATCCTTCACAAAGGATTACTAAGCAGTGACATCGAGGCCTGGAAGGAACAAATGCTGCTGATGACAGAAAAAATGATCAAGGAACATCCGTACGAAAAGGATATTGTCATCTCTTTCATTCGCGCCGAGTACTTGAAACCAACGAAACAACAGAACGAAGAAGCCGAGGAAAGTGAACGGGACGCTGTTTACTCCAACCCCTTTATTCTTTGCAGCATCAACAAGACAGAAGAGCCGAAAAAAGAAATACAGTTCGACTATATCGAGAAGGAATTCAAATACAAGATCGAGGCAGACCCGGTCATTGATCTCAAAAACCCAATGTCAGGATTTCTCTTCCCCTCCATTTCGGATGGCGCCTCTGATGTAAATCACGTTCTTTATGCGGCAGGTAAAGCCAATGAGCCTGACTACTGGTTTATTGAAAATGTATTGAACGGAGAAGACATCATGACAGCGAAAGAAGACAAAGCGGTGTTCGAGGAAGTTATCAAAGATGTCGTAGGAGACCAACTCAACCCCTCCACCCTCGCCAATGTGTATGGAGAAATCAACCGTGTTGTGGAAGAAAATGAAGAGGACGAACCACCAAAACTCGACTACAAAGACGTAGAGCGAGTTCTAAACCAGAGCGGGGAACAAGTCGATGCTGAAAAAGTAAAAACTGCTTTCCAGCAAGCCACCACTGACGAAACCTACGAGCTGAAAGCAAGCAGCATTGTCCCCAAATACAATTCAAAGTCGATAAAAATCAACACAAAAATCGCTAACATCTCGATCAGCCCCCAGGATCTGCAATACGTGAGGCAGGTTAACTATCAAGGGAAACGCTGTATTATGATTGAAGTGGAAGAGGATGCGGAGGTTGACGGGTTTAAAATGCTGCCGGAAGCTTTTGGGGAGTGA
- a CDS encoding GntR family transcriptional regulator, producing the protein MNKNEKKTSQLYAYKQIRDKILNGEYEGGTKLTEMTLAESIGVSRTPIREAIRRLEQEGLIKNKKVFKPTETDIRHLFEMRILIESFSAKKAARYMIDDHIEQLRACVHYAKTNKDIEEIIYYNKQFHDLIVRESRNPIMIKNFEHMQAIIYLFSRAVVSHKRPFLVEEHGDICEAIANHKPEQASDLMKSHLEADLEFALNIVT; encoded by the coding sequence ATGAATAAAAATGAAAAGAAAACGTCACAATTATATGCATATAAACAAATAAGAGATAAAATATTGAATGGAGAATACGAAGGCGGGACAAAGCTGACCGAAATGACTCTTGCAGAGAGCATCGGTGTAAGCCGTACCCCGATCCGGGAGGCCATTAGAAGACTTGAGCAGGAAGGATTAATAAAAAATAAAAAAGTATTTAAACCAACCGAAACAGATATACGTCACTTATTTGAAATGCGTATCTTAATTGAAAGCTTTTCCGCAAAGAAAGCAGCGCGTTACATGATCGATGACCATATCGAACAATTACGAGCCTGCGTTCATTATGCGAAAACCAACAAGGATATAGAAGAGATTATCTATTACAATAAGCAGTTTCATGACCTGATCGTCCGTGAATCCAGAAACCCGATTATGATTAAAAACTTTGAACATATGCAAGCTATTATCTACTTGTTTAGTCGCGCTGTAGTAAGCCATAAACGTCCATTCCTCGTAGAAGAACACGGCGATATTTGTGAAGCGATCGCAAACCATAAACCAGAACAAGCCAGTGATTTAATGAAATCACACCTCGAAGCTGACCTTGAGTTTGCCTTGAATATTGTAACGTGA